ATCTCCCTAAAtaacagtggagtaggttgaagatttaAGATCtcatctccctaagcagtagtggagtatatcgaagacgacgaatcttatctcctcgAGATGGTAAGAAGCAGATTTAATCcaccagtcttatctccctgagcagcagtagAGTAGTTTCAatattgtagatcttatctccctaattagtagtggagcaaatcgaaggcagtgaatcttatcttcttcAAGGTAGTAGGGGAGCAGATGTAAACACTAGCCTTATCTTCCTGAGTAGCAATGGAGTCgattgaaaattgtagatcttatctccctaagcagtagtggagcagatcgaagatagagaatcttatttccctaaagttatagtggaacagattgaagctataaatttcagatcttgtctctctgaagttgcagtagagcagatcatgaCAAACCtgatctccctgaagttgcagtggagcagactgaaatCACAAATTATTCCCCTGAAGTTACAGCGGGGCAGGTCAAAATCATGAATCTTATCTtgttgaagttgcaatggaacaTACTAAAACCACATATCTCATCTCCACGGAGTTGCGACAGAGTAGATTGAAGTAATATCTTTCTGAAGTACAGTGGTTAAAAggagaaataaaaatgatagaaacaAAGTTGACTTCACCACCATATAAATCGAATGTGTTCCCCATGAATCCTTTTAACCGCACCAGTACTGCATACGGCTCCCAAGTATTGCATCACCATGTAGAAAACTACAGTTGTCATGGTTAGTTTCCTTGCCAAGAACAGCCCAAATGTCACCGCCAGGTTGATGTGATCGCCTATCCACCACCGTCACCGTACTGCATCAAAGAAAGGAAATACAAACAGACATAAAGAGATAGGTGGTTACCTAAAATTCCAGAACTGTAGTAAACAAGAACGAAGATGGTGCCACCAAAATCCCAAGCGATGCCTTCAAATCCCACAGTTGAACACCTATTTGTTTCctaaaaaatccccaaaatagttAAAATGGAGATAAACAAGAGAAGAAAAGTAGCCATGAACTCAGCAATCCCCGCACAGTAAAAAGACCAAGAGGTCAACTCGTAAGGATCATAAAATGACGTTGCTACTGTTTCGGTGTAGGTTTTTCTATCATCTTGGGTCTGAGCTGCAGTTTCAATAGGTTGCCTCTCTAAAAACTTGTTGGCTCCCAATCTAACATCCTCTTCTTTGCCCTACATTCTCCTTCTTCTTAGTTCATCTTTAGAATTAGACTCTAAAAACCAAATACTATAAGCTAAATAAGGAAGACTCCATGTTTCTTGAGTCAACGACGCAATCGAGTTTTAGGCCTAAACTGGATGCAAAAATGGAGATGGGGGATCTTTGAAAAAATGAGTACCAAAAGTTATCCAATTTaggccaaattttttttactaaaattttgaaaaatacccaattttttttaaaaaactattagattagatctttttttttaagttatggGAATGGGCCAAAACAATGAAAACGCTTTCAGCGGGAAACGTTTTCAGTTGATTTGCATGAAAACTGGAagcattttctttatttttttatttttattttttcttacaaatggaaatagaagaaaaaggaagggaCTCACCTATGTTTGGCTTCTAACGCCGTCGGGACAACCAAGGTAGCCACCTCCGAGGATAGGTGGccagaaaccgaaaggtttcttggGTTTTTGGGCCATTTTGGttaatattttgaggattttAAAAGCGGATTCGGGCTTAAGAGGTTAAAAGGGGCCAGATCCGAAGTTTTCACCTTTTTCGGCCACCTCATACGGCGGCGCCGTCGTCGGTGGCCGGCGGCCGACGTGGTAGCCCTTTCGCCGGATTATGGGCTTGTGCCCGGAGAGGAAAAGGGGGGTAGAGagtctttttgtttttgttttttgttttaaagtgggggagaaatgaaaattttgaatattttttttggcttttatagcaggattaaacgacgtcgttttaccTGGAGGGTTTTAGcgccaaaacggtgccgtttgaCGTGACCCGTGCACGACCCGACCCGCACACAGAGATTCGCGTGTTTTTATACGGAGGGGTatattgcgcttttagcccctccgctttttaattttttctcaatcaggttttcttttatttttaaatctgcCCCTTTAGTTTATTACccatttcaatttagtcctatttgaacgacgtcgttttagtggagaagggaaaattttccTTCCAGTCTCTCTATGTTATTCGCGTGTTCAATATAGTCattccattttcatttatttacgaatttaaaccctaaatctt
This genomic window from Gossypium raimondii isolate GPD5lz chromosome 10, ASM2569854v1, whole genome shotgun sequence contains:
- the LOC128033874 gene encoding probable aquaporin PIP-type 7a is translated as MAQKPKKPFGFWPPILGGGYLGCPDGGKEEDVRLGANKFLERQPIETAAQTQDDRKTYTETVATSFYDPYELTSWKQIGVQLWDLKASLGILVAPSSTVTVVDRRSHQPGGDIWAVLGKETNHDNCSFLHGDAILGSRMQYWCG